From a region of the Citricoccus muralis genome:
- a CDS encoding AAA family ATPase, whose protein sequence is MRKVSVATTIMPGFDHVSGLERLRGPVTVIRRCESLAELISMARTGLADVVLVAGDTDQLTLTFMESLSAGGASSRTAAVVALSEVAAERDRLTGLGIPVASPDLDPEELATLLAETAFQDQQRQRVTPGTGARGRGRRAAQDGADDLTEPEHLTTPARPADDELLAPGTGTDHAQSLSFSVTGAEAVRAGVAAESAGRDGAGRDETDRGDAGPAGPVVQGVPAPDPGDESDTNVPSDRDGEPEPLAPGGVVTEPAAPPRVTAVWGPAGSPGRTTVAVNLAVELALSGRRTLLIDLDTYAASAAIHLGLLDESAGIAQACRTADQGGISPEGVGRAALRARVAGASLQVLTGLTRADRWPELRRAALDDVLAAAAAGWDEVVLDCGFCLEEDEELSFDIPAPQRNAATLAGLAAADRILAVGTGDPVGLPRLIHGLDELGQHVDIVERSRVEVVVNHVRPDASGVAPQSQITGVLERFGGSWTVGGFLPWDRRALDRALLGGQVLAEAAPKSALRRAVARLAGTAAGSLQTGPATAAVGQGLRTLLWRS, encoded by the coding sequence GTGCGTAAGGTCTCCGTGGCCACCACCATCATGCCCGGCTTCGACCACGTCTCCGGACTCGAGCGACTGCGCGGGCCCGTCACGGTGATCCGCCGCTGCGAGAGCCTCGCTGAACTGATCTCGATGGCCCGCACTGGTCTGGCCGACGTTGTGCTCGTGGCCGGTGACACCGATCAACTCACCTTGACGTTCATGGAATCCCTGAGTGCCGGAGGTGCGAGTTCCCGGACCGCTGCGGTGGTGGCGCTCAGCGAGGTGGCCGCTGAACGCGACCGCCTCACGGGACTCGGTATCCCGGTGGCCTCCCCGGATCTGGACCCGGAGGAACTGGCCACGCTGCTGGCCGAGACTGCTTTCCAGGATCAGCAACGCCAGCGCGTTACGCCCGGGACCGGGGCACGCGGCCGTGGGCGCCGGGCCGCCCAGGACGGCGCTGACGACTTGACCGAGCCCGAGCACCTGACGACGCCGGCCCGCCCGGCCGACGACGAGCTGCTCGCCCCCGGCACGGGAACCGATCATGCCCAGTCTCTGTCCTTCTCCGTCACCGGGGCTGAAGCCGTCCGGGCCGGCGTGGCAGCGGAGAGCGCAGGACGGGATGGAGCAGGGCGCGATGAAACAGACCGGGGCGACGCCGGCCCGGCTGGCCCGGTCGTGCAGGGCGTCCCGGCGCCGGACCCCGGCGACGAGTCGGATACGAACGTTCCGTCCGATCGGGACGGCGAGCCTGAGCCGCTGGCCCCCGGGGGAGTTGTTACTGAACCCGCGGCACCGCCCCGGGTGACCGCCGTCTGGGGCCCCGCCGGGAGCCCGGGCCGCACCACGGTGGCGGTCAACCTGGCGGTGGAGCTGGCCCTCTCCGGGCGCAGGACCCTGCTGATCGATCTGGACACCTATGCCGCTTCTGCGGCCATTCACCTGGGCCTGCTGGACGAATCCGCGGGCATCGCCCAAGCCTGCCGGACGGCTGACCAGGGAGGGATCTCCCCGGAGGGGGTGGGACGAGCAGCGCTCCGGGCGCGTGTGGCCGGGGCGTCTCTGCAGGTGCTCACGGGCCTGACCCGTGCGGACCGGTGGCCGGAACTGCGCCGCGCCGCCTTGGACGACGTGCTGGCGGCGGCCGCCGCCGGCTGGGACGAAGTCGTGCTGGACTGTGGGTTCTGCCTGGAGGAGGACGAGGAACTGAGCTTCGACATCCCCGCTCCACAGCGCAACGCGGCCACGTTGGCCGGGTTGGCCGCCGCCGACCGCATCCTGGCCGTCGGCACCGGCGACCCGGTGGGGCTGCCCCGGCTCATCCACGGCCTGGACGAGTTGGGCCAGCACGTGGACATCGTGGAGCGAAGCCGGGTCGAGGTGGTCGTCAATCACGTCCGGCCGGATGCATCGGGGGTGGCCCCGCAATCGCAGATCACCGGCGTCCTCGAGCGGTTCGGCGGTTCTTGGACCGTCGGAGGGTTTCTGCCCTGGGATCGCCGGGCCTTGGACCGAGCGCTGCTCGGCGGGCAGGTGTTGGCCGAGGCCGCGCCGAAATCGGCCTTGCGCCGTGCTGTGGCCCGGCTGGCCGGTACGGCTGCCGGAAGCCTTCAGACGGGACCCGCCACGGCCGCCGTCGGACAGGGTCTGCGGACGTTGCTGTGGCGCAGCTGA